The following coding sequences are from one Kosakonia sp. H02 window:
- the ftsW gene encoding cell division protein FtsW — MRLTLPRPRMPRLPGYSLLAWLFAALKGWVMGSRQKDSDSLVMYDRTLLWLTLGLAAIGFIMVTSASMPVGQRLTDDPFFFAKRHALYLFLSFCMAMVTLRLPMDFWQRYSSVMLIASIIMLLVVLVVGSSINGASRWIDLGVMRFQPAEFTKLSLFCYLANYLVRKVDEVRNNLRGFLKPMGVILVLAILLLAQPDLGTVVVLFITTLAMLFLAGAKLWQFIAIIGMGISAVVLLILAEPYRIRRVTSFWNPWEDPFGSGYQLTQSLMAFGRGELWGQGLGNSIQKLEYLPEAHTDFIFSIIGEELGYIGVVAALLMVFFVAFRAMSIGRKALEIDHRFSGFLACSIGIWFSFQALVNVGAAAGMLPTKGLTLPLISYGGSSLLIMSTAITLLLRIDYETRLEKAQAFTRGV, encoded by the coding sequence ATGCGTTTAACGCTTCCCCGCCCGAGAATGCCGCGCCTGCCAGGATATAGTCTCCTGGCGTGGCTGTTTGCGGCATTAAAAGGCTGGGTAATGGGCTCGCGACAGAAAGATAGCGACAGTCTGGTGATGTATGACCGCACGCTGCTGTGGTTAACACTGGGCCTGGCGGCGATCGGCTTCATTATGGTGACCTCGGCGTCAATGCCGGTAGGACAGCGCCTGACGGACGATCCTTTCTTCTTCGCTAAACGCCACGCCTTGTATCTGTTCCTGTCGTTTTGTATGGCGATGGTGACCCTGCGCCTGCCGATGGATTTTTGGCAAAGATACAGCTCTGTCATGCTGATCGCGTCGATCATTATGTTGTTAGTGGTGCTGGTGGTCGGGAGTTCGATCAACGGGGCATCGCGCTGGATCGATCTCGGCGTGATGCGTTTTCAGCCGGCGGAATTTACCAAGCTGTCGCTGTTTTGCTACCTGGCGAACTACCTCGTACGCAAGGTGGACGAAGTGCGTAATAACCTGCGCGGCTTCCTGAAACCGATGGGGGTTATCCTGGTGCTGGCGATTTTGCTGCTGGCACAGCCGGACCTCGGTACGGTGGTCGTGCTGTTTATCACCACGCTGGCGATGCTGTTCCTGGCGGGCGCGAAGCTGTGGCAGTTTATCGCGATTATCGGTATGGGCATTTCGGCGGTGGTGCTGTTGATTCTGGCCGAACCGTACCGTATTCGCCGCGTGACCTCATTCTGGAACCCGTGGGAAGATCCCTTTGGTAGCGGTTATCAGTTAACGCAGTCGCTGATGGCGTTTGGTCGCGGCGAACTGTGGGGGCAGGGGCTCGGTAACTCGATTCAGAAGCTGGAGTATCTGCCGGAAGCGCATACCGACTTCATCTTCTCCATTATCGGCGAGGAACTCGGTTATATCGGTGTGGTAGCCGCGCTTTTAATGGTATTCTTCGTCGCTTTCCGCGCCATGTCCATTGGCCGAAAAGCGCTGGAGATTGACCACCGTTTCTCCGGTTTCCTTGCCTGTTCGATAGGTATCTGGTTTAGCTTCCAGGCGCTGGTTAACGTCGGTGCGGCAGCCGGTATGCTGCCAACCAAGGGGTTAACCTTGCCGCTTATCAGTTACGGCGGTTCCAGTTTATTGATTATGTCAACGGCGATAACGCTGTTGCTGCGCATAGATTATGAAACGCGTCTGGAGAAAGCCCAGGCGTTTACACGAGGTGTGTGA
- the murC gene encoding UDP-N-acetylmuramate--L-alanine ligase: MNTQELAKLRLIVPEMRRVRHIHFVGIGGAGMGGIAEVLANEGYQISGSDLAPNPVTQQLTSLGATIYFNHRPENVSDASVVVVSSAIAADNPEIVAAQEARIPVIRRAEMLAELMRFRHGIAIAGTHGKTTTTAMVSSIYAEAGLDPTFVNGGLVKAAGVHARLGHSRYLIAEADESDASFLHLQPMVAIVTNIEADHMDTYQGDFENLKTTFINFLHNLPFYGRAVMCVDDPVIRELLPRVGRQITTYGFSDDADVRVENYRQQGPQGHFTLVRQDKPELRVTLNAPGRHNALNAAAAVAVATEEGIDDDAILRALESFQGTGRRFDFLGEFPLDAVNGKSGTAMLVDDYGHHPTEVDATIKAARAGWPDKNLVMLFQPHRYTRTRDLYDDFANVLTQVDSLLMLEVYPAGEAAIPGADSRSLCRTIRGRGKIDPILVPDPAQVAAMLAPVLTGNDLILIQGAGNIGKIARSLAQSKLVPQTQEEEHRG, encoded by the coding sequence ATGAATACACAAGAACTGGCGAAACTGCGTTTAATCGTGCCCGAGATGCGTCGCGTCCGGCACATTCACTTCGTTGGCATCGGCGGTGCCGGCATGGGCGGTATTGCCGAAGTGCTGGCCAACGAAGGCTACCAGATTAGCGGTTCCGATTTGGCTCCGAACCCGGTGACGCAGCAGTTAACGTCCCTTGGTGCCACGATTTATTTTAACCATCGCCCGGAAAACGTCAGCGATGCCAGCGTCGTGGTCGTCTCCAGCGCCATCGCTGCCGACAACCCGGAAATTGTTGCAGCGCAGGAAGCGCGTATCCCGGTGATCCGCCGCGCGGAGATGCTGGCTGAGTTAATGCGTTTCCGCCATGGCATCGCTATTGCCGGTACGCACGGGAAAACCACCACCACCGCGATGGTGTCCAGTATTTATGCAGAAGCCGGGCTTGACCCGACTTTTGTTAACGGTGGGCTGGTTAAAGCTGCCGGGGTGCATGCGCGCCTGGGCCATAGCCGTTACCTGATTGCCGAAGCGGATGAGAGCGACGCCTCTTTCCTGCATCTGCAACCGATGGTGGCGATTGTGACCAATATCGAAGCCGATCATATGGATACCTACCAGGGCGACTTCGAAAATTTAAAAACGACGTTTATTAATTTTCTGCACAATTTGCCGTTTTATGGCCGTGCAGTGATGTGTGTCGACGACCCGGTGATTCGCGAGTTGCTGCCGCGTGTGGGCCGTCAAATTACGACTTACGGATTTAGCGACGATGCGGATGTGCGTGTTGAAAATTACCGCCAGCAGGGGCCGCAGGGACACTTCACGCTGGTGCGTCAGGATAAGCCGGAACTGCGCGTAACGCTGAATGCGCCCGGTCGCCATAACGCGCTGAACGCGGCGGCCGCGGTAGCCGTGGCGACGGAAGAGGGCATTGACGACGACGCCATTCTGCGCGCGCTGGAAAGTTTCCAGGGCACTGGCCGTCGTTTCGACTTCCTCGGCGAGTTCCCGCTGGATGCGGTAAACGGCAAAAGCGGTACGGCGATGCTGGTGGATGATTATGGCCATCACCCGACGGAAGTGGACGCAACGATCAAAGCCGCTCGCGCAGGCTGGCCGGATAAAAACCTGGTCATGCTGTTCCAGCCGCATCGTTACACGCGTACCCGCGATCTGTACGACGATTTTGCCAATGTGCTGACGCAGGTTGATTCGCTGTTGATGCTGGAGGTTTACCCGGCGGGCGAAGCGGCCATTCCGGGCGCAGACAGCCGTTCGCTGTGCCGCACTATTCGCGGTCGCGGGAAAATTGACCCGATTCTGGTTCCCGATCCGGCGCAGGTGGCAGCAATGCTGGCGCCGGTGCTGACCGGTAATGATTTGATTCTGATTCAGGGGGCGGGGAATATCGGCAAAATAGCCCGCAGCCTCGCGCAGAGCAAACTGGTACCGCAGACCCAGGAGGAGGAGCATCGTGGCTGA
- the murG gene encoding undecaprenyldiphospho-muramoylpentapeptide beta-N-acetylglucosaminyltransferase has translation MSGQPKRLMVMAGGTGGHVFPGLAVAHHLMDQGWQVRWLGTADRMEADLVPKNGIEIDFIRISGLRGKGLKAQLLAPVRIFNAWRQARAIMRRFKPDVVLGMGGYVSGPGGLAAWSLGIPVVLHEQNGIAGLTNKWLAKIATKVMQAFPGAFPKAEVVGNPVRVDVLALPLPQTRLPGREGPIRVLVVGGSQGARVLNQTMPQVAAKLGAAVTIWHQSGKGAQQDVEQAYAAVCAAQHKVTEFIDDMAQAYAWADVVVCRSGALTVSEIAAAGLPALFVPFQHKDRQQYWNALPLEKVGAAKILEQPQFTAETVAATLAGWNRDVLVEMAERARAAAIPDATERVAHEVSLAAQA, from the coding sequence ATGAGTGGTCAACCGAAGCGGTTAATGGTGATGGCGGGCGGTACCGGCGGGCATGTTTTCCCCGGTCTCGCGGTCGCGCACCATTTGATGGATCAGGGCTGGCAAGTGCGCTGGCTCGGAACCGCCGATCGCATGGAGGCTGACCTGGTACCAAAAAACGGTATTGAGATTGACTTCATTCGCATCTCCGGCCTGCGTGGCAAAGGCCTCAAGGCACAGCTGTTAGCGCCGGTACGGATTTTCAACGCCTGGCGTCAGGCGCGCGCGATTATGCGCCGCTTTAAGCCGGACGTGGTGCTGGGAATGGGCGGTTATGTTTCCGGCCCCGGCGGGCTTGCCGCCTGGTCTCTTGGCATTCCCGTGGTGTTGCATGAACAAAACGGGATTGCCGGTCTGACAAACAAATGGCTGGCGAAAATCGCCACCAAAGTGATGCAGGCGTTTCCCGGTGCATTCCCGAAAGCGGAAGTGGTGGGTAACCCGGTGCGTGTGGATGTGCTGGCGCTGCCGCTGCCGCAGACGCGTCTGCCAGGGCGTGAAGGTCCCATTCGCGTGCTGGTTGTCGGCGGCTCGCAAGGCGCGCGCGTGCTGAACCAGACCATGCCGCAAGTGGCGGCAAAACTGGGCGCGGCGGTGACCATCTGGCATCAGAGCGGCAAAGGCGCGCAGCAGGATGTTGAACAGGCTTATGCGGCGGTGTGTGCAGCGCAGCATAAAGTTACCGAATTTATTGACGATATGGCTCAGGCCTATGCGTGGGCCGATGTGGTTGTCTGCCGCTCCGGTGCGTTAACGGTCAGTGAGATTGCCGCTGCGGGTTTACCGGCGCTGTTCGTGCCGTTCCAGCACAAAGACAGACAGCAGTACTGGAATGCCCTGCCGCTGGAAAAAGTCGGCGCGGCGAAGATTCTGGAGCAGCCGCAATTTACCGCTGAGACGGTCGCGGCAACGCTTGCTGGCTGGAACCGCGACGTATTAGTGGAGATGGCTGAACGCGCTCGCGCGGCGGCGATCCCGGATGCCACCGAGCGGGTGGCACATGAAGTCAGCCTGGCAGCTCAGGCATAA